TAAGATCTGGGAGGAACTTGAGAAGCATTTGTGCAATGTCCAGGGGTAAGCTTATAATGGGATGAACTTAGGGAGTTAACAAGAGTCTGCACTGACCCTCAACACTCCAGACATTCTTgggatggccaggcacagtggctcatgcctgtcatctcagcactttgggaggcccaggtgggcagatggtttgagcccaggagttcaagaccagcctgggcaacatggtgaaaccacacctctataaaatacaaaacttagccaggtgtgggggtgcacacccatagtcccagctattaaggAGGCTGTATTCTGGCAGCTCTCTCACCAGtggcaaaaaacagaaaagtatcgTTTCCATTGGATATCCTGctacagaatgaattttcacgtTGAACATTTAATTTCCCATTTAAATAAATCCATCTGGAATTTGATTTGTATATGTCTATTTTCCAAATAATGAGCTAGTTGTGTTCGCGTGATTTGCGGCACATTCTCTACTTTCCCCACTGGGATACGCCATGACAGCATTTAATGCATTCCTATAGAAACTTGGGTTTATTCTGAACTTTCTATTCTCTTTATTGTATCAAGGATCATAAACTGGGACCCTGTAACCTGTTTCAGGCCTCCAGATCCAGATTTGTGTTTGGTCTTGTTTTGCTTTTGGTCAGAAGTGTCTTTGAAAACTGTGAATTTTCATGCCTTTAGGCAGCTCACAAAGTCAGGCCTATCTTAGAGCAAGGTACTTGTCCAAGCCCTTAGAGCACTTGAGGTTTTTTGTCTGGAGTGACACTAGCAACATGCTGTTTTAACACTTTCACCTTAGAACACATTTTGGTGTCTGGCAGTGGACATTCCCTCTCATTCTTCTTTTGTAATGGTTCCTTAAGTACTCAATTCTCTACATAAACTTTTACATTCTTTTGTCAACATctgtggggggggtgggggaaaatcTCTGAGATTTTGATTGCAATCGCATTAAATTCCTAAATTCATTTGGATGGAATGTACAGCTTTACCATATTGAAACGTCATTTAGACATTTTGTAAGTCTCTATTCAgttcttttatattcttagtTAAAATTTTTAGTGTTTCTTCTAATTGAGAcgcggtctcactctgtcacccaggcttgagtgcagtggcgctaactcggctcactgcagctttcacctcccaggctcaaatgatcctcccacttcagcctcccgagtagctggcagtacaggcaggtgccaccataccCTCCTAGCTTTTTATgctttggtggagacagggtttcgccaatttgcacaggctggtcttgcactcctgcgcgcaagcaatcctcctgccttggcctcccaaagtgctggaattacagttgtgagccaatGTTAGGGGGCTTGTCGACCAGCATACAGGGGCCTTGGAGGCTGCTTCAGAAGTTCCCACTAAGCCAAGGATACAAAGCCTGGTGACAGCCCTCCCATGTGAGGCCAGGCCTTATTTACCTCGCTCAAAAAATCTTTCCTGCTCATTTCATTTGAGAGTGATtttgctttctttgctttctttgggATCTCTATTGCGCTGCCCCCCCCAGAGAGTTCCAAATCTGAATGGACTCCAATGACGAAGTTAAATCAGCCCCCACTTCAGTCCTTTGGAATTGGAATCTATGGGGCTGGGTCCTGGCATCTGTATCTTAATGTTCCTAGTTGAGATCCTTAGGCTAAAAGGCTGGTATTTGCTAAGCACTTCTTTTCCTCCAAACTCAGCCTCtgaactagctgggactacaggtgcgtaccaccacaccaggctaattttaaatttttttggaaagACGGAGTCTCACAACGTTACCCAGgctcgtctccaactcctgggttcaagtgattctcccgccttggcctcccaaagcgtaaggatgacaggcatgaaccaccatgcccagccaataaagcCCTTCTGTTTCACTCTAATGATATTTTTGGTGCATACCTACAGCCATTGTTGTATTAACCTGCATCactgaaggaaaagagaaggggagaagtGATAGTTTTGCTTTTCCCTGAGCATATCAGATGAAACCTGGACTGTTTAGCTCGTTTTTGGACAATGTATTGACATAATTTAAGATGGTTGTCTTATTGTAGCCTGTCTACAGAAGGTGCCTAGAAGACAGAGGAATATGCAAAACTGGGTTGAAGAGTGATTAATCAGAAGTTTACGTGGTACAGAAGAGAAATTTTAATGGCAACAGAATATTGACCTTCTAATATTTGAAAACCTATTAAATAGGAGAGAAAgatgattttctgttttgttgtaaAAAGATCCAACCAGTTCTGATGGTTAAAAGCATCATGAATGCAAAGGTCCACTCAACGTAAGCAGAGCTTCCTAACATTTGGACTTCCACAGCGACGGGATCTGCGTCCTCGTTCAGTTGTGCCTTTCCCATCAGCGAGAGACTCCTAGGAGCCCATTAGGAAGCTGGGCCAGAACTCACAGGTTTTTTGGATGGTATCTGAGATACTATCCTGctcttatatttttactttttcttaaaaaaatatttctgagactgagtctcactctgtcctccacgctggtatgcagtggtgcaatcatagctcactgcagcctcaaacacctgggctgaggcaatcctcctgcctcagcctcccaagtactgggaccacaggtgtgtgccactattcCTGAtgactttgtttatattttgtagagatgaggttttgctatgttgcccagactaatcttgaactcctaacctcaagtgacgctcctgccttggcctcctaaaggagTGAGATTATGAGCAGGAGCCCCTGGGCCTGGCTGAGATTTTTCCCCTTAGTCTTTTTGTACACAggatattttattcataaaatacataaatagtaGGAAAATTTGGGGGTCAAGTAAAATAGATATGTTGTAATAGTTGATATATAGACCAGAGTTCCTTAGCTGAACTGGAGGGGCAGGCTTTAGGTGATCCATACCCTAAATTTCCTtccaccttcctccctctcccaccaGACTGGACTCTGAAATGGGAAGGACCAGCGGGGAGGAGAGCCCAATACCCCTCAAGTTTAGAGTGGAGAAGACACAGCCTCTGCTGGGACAGGGAAAAGAGGAATGCGGAGACCCTGAGGATGCTTTCGGACAATGCTCAGAGGTTGGGACATTGCCAGGAGATACCGTTCACCCCGGAACTCCAAGAAAAGAGATCAGTTTGGCAGTTACGTGTGTTTTTCTTCAAACTGGTTGCCAGGTTGGAAAGACCGATGACATCAGAGATTCCGACCTTCCTGATTGGACTCTGGGTGCTTGGGAGCTCAGGTGGGCAACAGCAACTTCTCAGAGCTGCTCTTCACTCCTAACTTCTCCTGAGCCTCTAGAAGAGAAACGCGCTCTTCTGGGTCCTAACGGAGTCTGGAAGAAGGCTTTGGACAGAACAGGGACTAGGTTCTGTGGACAGAAACAAAGCGTTTGGGAGAGATTATGGCCAGTGGTCAAGCGCACTCCCCGTTTGAGGAGGAGAGCCCCCAGCCTAGCACAACGGTGTGGTCCCCTGAGGTGGTTGTGGATGACGAAGTGCCAGGACCATCAGGTGAGGTGACTGGAGGGAGAAGCGATGGGAGATGATTGgctgaggagagggaagggggccAGTTACTGGGAATCTGGAGCACCTGAGTAGGGTGtgtgggaaggaaaggagggactcAGAACGCCAGGGATCTGGGAAGGAGGGTGCAGGGAGTGCGGCCAAGCATGGCCACGTGGAAAGAAAGTCTGAGGAGCAATGAAGGGGGTCAGGAGATGCGCTCAAAAGATGACAGAGGaacgccgaggcgggcggatcatgaggtcaaaagatcgagactatcctggttaacacgatgaagccccgcctctaccaaaaatacaaaaatgatccgggcatggtggcgcacgcctgtagtcccagatactcaggagtctgaggcaggagaatcatttgaacccaggaggcagagttgcagtgaactgagatcccgccactgcactccagtctgggcaacaagagggagactccacctcaaaaaaaaaaaaaaaaaaaaaaaaagagtgggagaGGAGACAGAACTCAAGGGAaggtttccatttttctccaaTCGAAAATTCTTATCTGTGATGAGGAAATGTTTTGAGGACAGAGAGCTGGAAGAATGGGGAGGTGAGGGAGAGGCAGATGGAGATCAGCAAAGGAGAAAGGTGGAAACATGGCTTGGAGAAGCCGACAGTCTGCGAGTCTGGGGAGGATGGAAGAGTAGTTTGAGGTTTCTGGGTCGGGGGTCTAAGGTGATCAATGGCAGAAACATGACACCATGGCCTGGTTTCTTCACTCAGCCCCTTGGGTAGATCCCAGCCCCCGGCCTCAATCCCTTGGCCTGAAAAGGAGGAGGGAATGGTCAGACGAATCCGAGGAGGAGTCGGAGGAGCAGCTGGAGTTGGAGCGCGCCCCTGAGCCCAAGGACACCTGGGTGGTGGAGACGCTGTGTGGGCTCAAGATGAAGCTGAAGCGAAAGCAAGCATCCTCCGTGCTCCCCGAGCACCACGAGGCCTTCAACAGACTGCTTGGTAGGAGGATACCCCAAAGAGCACCTCCAACCCGGTTCTTTTAAAAAAGTGGAACCTTTCGATAGTCACACTTTCCCAATAAGAAGAATATGCCCTCCTTGGGGGGTGAGCGCTCCATGCGGGAGGAGGATGCTTAGGAGATAGAGGATTAGGCTAGTCTTATTAAAGGTCTGCACTTGAAATAAGAAAGCTTGGTttctggcctggtgcagtggctcatgcctgagatcttggtgctttgggaggctgaggcgggaggatctcttgaactcaggagtttgaagttgcaatgagctatgattgcaccactgcactccagcctggttgacagggAAAGACCttgtcataaaataaataaaataaaagataaaagaaagcttGGTTTCAGCTGTACCCTCTGAAACTCTATGTCTCTTGCTGACTTTTCTAAACCTAAGTGTCTCCATCCATGGAAGGGGATAACAAGGCCATGAGCACACCCAGCTGTGACTATCTCAGGAAGCAATGATGGGAATTCCATTATGACTTCTGTGGTGGTCCCTTCGTGTCTCATGGGAGGGCATCATGGCTTATTCACAGCTCCTCATCCTGTAGACTCTGACACCAAAGGCCTCCTTCAGCCTCTCCTCAGGGGAGTCTCAGAAGAGAAGCCTCCCTCCTCGCCCAGTGAAagtccttctctcctctcccatcCACCTAACCCTTGGCCACAATCCTGAGACTTCCCCCAGAGGGGCACAGTTCTCCTCTCTGCTCTGTTGCTCCCACGGCAACCCTTTTCTGCTTCTCACCCTGACACAGGCTCTCTTTTCACAGGGGATCCTGTTGTTCAAAAATTCCTGGCCTGGGACAAAGATCTGAGGGTGTCAGACAAGGTAAGTTTGTTCTCCACTCAACTGTGTTCCTGTTTTAACACACGTCCTGGGGGAGGGTGCAGCGTCTAAACCCACagttcctctcctctctccctctatcATCTCCCACCTGCTGATTCCATACTCTTGGGCGCCCACgttttgatttttatctttttggaaacagggtctcgttctgttgcccaggctggaatgcagtggtgccatcacagctcactgtagcctcagcctcctgggctcaagtgatcctcccgcctcagcctctccaatagctgggactgcaggcgtgagtcACGGTCCCcagctattctaggtcttttcaTAATTTGTCAACATCTCCCTCAGGGCTCTGGTGGCCTATTGCATAGTGGACAGGTGGCCCCTGCCTCTGCTCAGGGTCCTTTGGGATCCAGGCCCTGGGCCACAGTCCTGAAACTCCTTACCCCTATCCTCTCAGATCTTTGGGACAGTCCTTTGCCCCAGCTCACCAAGACCCTTCTGACATTAGCTGCCCTAGACACACTCCCTCCAATGATCCCATCGGAGCTCATCATCATGGGAGCATCACAGACCTCCCTTCCTCCGACTTCCCGGATTTGCAGCTGACTTTGAACACTCTCCACCTGCAAGCCCCCAGCGAGCATAGTCACCCAACACTGAGGTTCCTTCTGTGATAGACAACTGCGCCCCAGCCCCTGTTCCCTTATCTCCACCATCTTCCTCTTCCAGGATGTGAccaacctttctctctctgtgttccCTTCTCTCCATCAGTATCTCCTGGCTATGGTCATAGCATATTTTAGCCGTGCCGGCCTCTTCTCATGGCAATACCGACGCATTCATTTCTTCCTGGCTCTGTGAGTAGTTTGCTTCTTCCCACCTGTCAATATCCAACACCCTGGGACAGTGGATGAAGTGGGATTCCAACCTTCCATCTATTTTTTTACCCTATTTCTCCTCCTGACTCTGTGTATAAAAATGATAAGATTATACTGTGGCGTTCTTAGTCTCttctttctaaaaacaaacacaaatgcaGTTGACAAATAGTAGAATCAAACAAAAGGAAACATGAACCCGtcctaaaggaaaaggaaagccgTGGACACGACCCTACTCCCCAAGCAAACAGCCATTTCTGgttctcccatctctctccctcccataTCAACACCAAATGCAATTTTCCATCCTTCTCCAGGTTCCCATGACAGAGGCCGAAATTCAGGTCGTCCTCGCATAACACGGATCCGTCATCAAATACTCCCTGCTGGGGCTTCCCGCGAGTCCCGCCCCAAGCCAGGGGGCTTCCTAGTGCTGCCTGAATAGCTTTCCAAAGCACAGCTCCCACCCCTTCACTGCCCACCTGAACGACTTCCTTAGCTGATTTGTCTCTAAATGGAGGCCCGGGTCCACAGGGCGAATTCAACCCTCTCTGCAATCCTTCTACCACCAAACCTGCCCACCATCTTCATGTTTCGTTGTTTGCTTTCGCCACTCCTCCCaaatgccctccactccattttgattttgtgttttctgtctGGGTGTCCTGCACACATGTGGATCTGAAGGGAGTGACCCATTCCTTCAAGTCGGTTCAACCCCACAGCCTTTGCGATGACTCCCTTGATCTTCCAGCTTCTGCATGGCCGCAGCACTTTAGTGACAT
The sequence above is drawn from the Symphalangus syndactylus isolate Jambi chromosome 20, NHGRI_mSymSyn1-v2.1_pri, whole genome shotgun sequence genome and encodes:
- the SPDYE4 gene encoding speedy protein E4, which codes for MASGQAHSPFEEESPQPSTTVWSPEVVVDDEVPGPSAPWVDPSPRPQSLGLKRRREWSDESEEESEEQLELERAPEPKDTWVVETLCGLKMKLKRKQASSVLPEHHEAFNRLLGDPVVQKFLAWDKDLRVSDKYLLAMVIAYFSRAGLFSWQYRRIHFFLALYLASDMEEDNQAPKQDIFSFLYGKNYSQRPLFHKLRYQLLCSMRWRTWVSPEEMEEIQAYDPEHWVWARDRTLIS